A window of Ananas comosus cultivar F153 linkage group 4, ASM154086v1, whole genome shotgun sequence contains these coding sequences:
- the LOC109708834 gene encoding probable LRR receptor-like serine/threonine-protein kinase At1g67720 — MASSLRFVFLHLVVVVVFSAANAQMPGFVSIDCGGTEKYVDDIGLEWAPDTQFIFGETAKVSIPNESRRQYATLRYFPANERKYCYTFNVTTRTRYLIRASFLYGNFDNSSVFPQFDLYIGASHWSTIVIYDENKIISKEMIMLASSPTISVCLSNATTGQPFISTLELRLFNGSLYYTEYEAEFFLSLSARINFGAQSTDSVRYPDDPFDRIWESDSIRKPNYLVDVDPGTTNVSTNMAIDVNLNERPPQKVMQTAVVGQNGTLTYRLNLEGFPGCGWAFSYFAEIEDLNPTETRRFKLFIPGMADVSKPTVDVEENAPGKYRLYEPGYYNISLPFVFSFAFVKTNDSSRGPILNALEIYKYLPINFGSQDASVMASFVSHYPFADLAQEGGDPCLPAPWSWVQCSSDPQPKIVSIMLSGKNLTGNIPLELTRLSGLVELWLNNNNLTSSIPNFSGCLNLRIIHLENNQLAGSLPSSLTDLPSLTELYVQNNMLSGVVPRGLLDKKIVFNYTGNMYLRKERNARTDIVIVLCSVLGAALFVGAILCYYLLAHKKIKFFSEEDDLTKVLPPTKLISSFSELGTETAHRYTLSYLEEATGNFAKRIGSGGFGIVYYGKTKDGKEIAVKVLLNDSYQGTRQFKNEVSLLSRIHHRNLVAFLGYCQQEGKNILVYEFMHNGTLKEHLHAQEKHFGWIKRLEIAEDSARGIEYLHTGCTPTIIHRDLKTSNILLDKNMRAKVSDFGLSKPAVEDSHVSSMVRGTLGYLDPEYYTSQQLTEKSDVYSFGIILLELISGKEPISGTSFGEKFRNIGPWAKFYYESGNIEAIVDPLLQGTYNDIQSIWKIAETAVRCLKQDISLRPSTSEVLKEIQDALALERAPTCEKTEKSFAPALSIDAKYADDSILGSPTGSLGYPELR; from the exons ATGGCGTCTTCTCTCCGTTTCGTGTTCCTTCATCTCgtagtcgtcgtcgtcttctctGCGGCAAATGCTCAAATGCCTG GTTTTGTTAGTATAGACTGTGGAGGTACAGAGAAGTATGTGGATGATATTGGACTCGAATGGGCTCCGGACACTCAATTCATCTTCGGTGAAACTGCAAAAGTATCAATCCCAAATGAGAGCCGAAGACAGTACGCAACATTACGCTACTTCCCTGCCAACGAAAGAAAGTATTGTTATACATTCAACGTAACAACAAGAACTAGGTACCTTATAAGAGCTAGCTTCTTGTATGGGAACTTTGACAACAGTAGTGTTTTCCCGCAATTCGACCTCTATATAGGAGCATCGCATTGGTCAACaattgttatatatgatgaaaacaaaataataagcAAGGAGATGATTATGCTGGCTTCTTCACCGACAATTAGTGTGTGTCTCTCTAATGCTACAACAGGGCAGCCGTTTATATCTACATTGGAGCTCCGACTGTTTAACGGTTCACTTTATTATACTGAATATGAGGCTGAGTTTTTCCTCAGTTTGTCTGCAAGAATAAATTTTGGAGCTCAGAGTACGGACTCTGTCAG GTACCCAGATGACCCTTTCGACAGAATATGGGAATCTGATTCTATAAGAAAGCCAAACTACTTGGTTGATGTTGATCCAGGAACTACAAATGTTTCAACAAATATGGCTATAGATGTTAATTTAAATGAAAGACCGCCACAGAAAGTGATGCAAACAGCAGTAGTGGGTCAAAATGGAACATTAACTTATCGGCTAAACTTGGAAGGATTTCCGGGATGTGGGTGGGCATTTTCATACTTTGCAGAAATAGAAGATCTTAATCCAACTGAAACAAGAAGATTTAAGCTATTTATTCCAGGAATGGCAGATGTTAGTAAACCGACAGTTGATGTGGAAGAAAATGCTCCAGGAAAATATCGGTTGTACGAACCGGGTTACTACAATATTTCACTTCCGTTTGTGTTTTCTTTTGCATTTGTGAAAACGAATGACTCTTCCAGAGGCCCCATTTTGAATGCTTTGGAGATATACAAGTATCTTCCGATAAATTTTGGCTCTCAAGATG CGTCTGTTATGGCAAGCTTTGTATCGCACTATCCATTTGCTGATTTGGCACAAGAAGGTGGCGATCCTTGTCTGCCTGCTCCATGGTCTTGGGTTCAATGTAGCTCCGATCCACAACCAAAGATAGTATCAAT TATGTTGTCAGGTAAGAATTTGACGGGTAACATACCATTGGAACTAACCAGGCTATCAGGCTTAGTGGAGTT ATGGCTTAACAATAATAACCTCACCAGTTCAATTCCTAATTTTTCTGGATGCTTGAATCTGAGGATTAT TCACCTTGAGAACAATCAACTGGCGGGTAGTTTGCCTTCTTCTTTGACGGACCTACCAAGTTTAACGGAATT GTATGTCCAGAACAATATGCTCTCTGGAGTTGTGCCCAGGGGTCTTCTTGACAAGAAAATTGTTTTCAA CTACACCGGTAACATGTATCTTCGAAAGGAAAGGAATGCAAGGACTGACATAGTAATAGTTTTATGTTCTGTGCTTGGAGCTGCGTTATTCGTTGGAGCCATTCTTTGTTACTATTTGTTAGCGCATAAAAAGATAAAGTTTTTCTCGGAAGAAG ATGATCTTACTAAAGTCCTACCTCCAACGAAGTTAATCTCTTCCTTCAGTGAACTTGGCACAGAAACCGCTCATAGGTATACATTATCTTACCTTGAAGAAGCCACCGGGAACTTCGCAAAAAGAATTGGCTCTGGAGGTTTTGGGATAGTATATTATGGAAAGACGAAAGATGGAAAGGAAATTGCAGTCAAAGTTCTTTTAAATGATTCTTACCAGGGAACCCGACAGTTTAAAAATGAG GTGTCTCTGCTCTCAAGAATACATCATAGAAACTTGGTAGCATTTCTTGGTTACTGCCAGCAAGAAGGAAAGAACATCCTGGTTTATGAGTTCATGCATAACGGAACTCTCAAAGAGCATCTTCATG CTCAAGAAAAGCATTTTGGTTGGATCAAACGCCTTGAGATTGCTGAAGATTCTgcaagag GCATCGAATACCTTCACACTGGCTGTACTCCAACAATCATTCACAGAGATCTTAAAACTAGCAACATTCTTCTTGACAAAAATATGAGAGCGAAGGTATCGGATTTTGGCCTGTCGAAGCCTGCAGTGGAAGATTCCCATGTCTCAAGCATGGTGAGAGGAACTCTGGGGTACTTGGATCCTGA GTACTACACTTCTCAGCAGTTGACAGAGAAGAGCGACGTTTACAGTTTTGGCATTATTCTCCTCGAGCTGATTTCAGGCAAAGAGCCAATATCTGGCACGAGTTTTGGAGAAAAATTCCGAAACATAGGCCCATGG GCAAAGTTTTATTACGAGAGTGGAAACATCGAGGCAATTGTCGACCCTTTACTGCAAGGAACTTACAATGATATCCAATCCATCTGGAAAATAGCCGAAACAGCAGTTAGGTGTCTCAAACAAGACATAAGCCTCCGGCCATCGACGTCAGAAGTGCTCAAGGAAATCCAAGATGCTCTCGCATTGGAGCGGGCTCCCACCTGCGAGAAAACCGAAAAAAGCTTTGCCCCTGCACTCTCTATAGATGCGAAGTACGCGGACGACTCTATATTGGGGTCTCCCACTGGTTCCCTAGGGTATCCGGAGCTTCGATAG
- the LOC109708835 gene encoding L-ascorbate peroxidase, cytosolic-like, whose amino-acid sequence MGRSYPSVSEEYQKAVEKCKRKLRGFIAEKNCAPLILRLAWHSAGTYDVNTKTGGPFGTIRHPAELAHGANNGLDIAVRLLEPIKEQFPVLSYADFYQLAGVVAVEVTGGPEIPFHPGREDKTEPPEEGRLPDATKGSDHLRDVFGHMGLSDQDIVALSGGHTLGRCHKERSGFEGAWTPNPLIFDNSYFKELLSGEKEGLLQLPSDTALLTDPVFRPLVEKYAADEDAFFADYAEAHLKLSELGFADA is encoded by the exons ATGGGGAGATCCTACCCGTCCGTGAGCGAGGAGTACCAGAAGGCGGTGGAGAAGTGCAAGAGGAAGCTCCGCGGCTTCATCGCCGAGAAGAACTGCGCCCCTCTGATCCTCCGCCTCGC GTGGCACTCGGCGGGGACTTACGACGTTAACACGAAGACGGGGGGTCCGTTCGGGACGATAAGGCACCCTGCTGAGCTGGCTCACGGCGCCAATAACGGACTCGACATCGCCGTTAGGCTCCTGGAGCCGATCAAGGAGCAGTTCCCCGTCCTCTCCTACGCCGATTTTTATCAG ctcGCCGGAGTTGTCGCCGTGGAAGTCACCGGAGGACCGGAGATCCCTTTCCACCCTGGAAGGGAg GACAAGACCGAGCCCCCGGAGGAGGGCCGCCTCCCTGATGCCACCAAGG GTTCTGACCATCTCAGGGATGTTTTCGGTCACATGGGTCTGAGTGATCAGGACATTGTTGCACTCTCTGGTGGACACACGCTG GGAAGGTGCCACAAGGAGCGTTCCGGTTTCGAGGGAGCTTGGACGCCGAATCCTCTCATCTTTGACAATTCATACTTCAA AGAGCTTCTGAGTGGAGAGAAAGAGGGTCTTCTTCAGCTGCCATCTGACACGGCTCTCTTAACCGATCCCGTTTTCCGCCCTCTGGTGGAGAAATATGCCGCG GACGAGGATGCTTTCTTTGCCGACTATGCCGAGGCTCACCTGAAGCTCTCTGAACTTGG ATTCGCCGATGCGTAA